A genomic segment from Malaclemys terrapin pileata isolate rMalTer1 chromosome 1, rMalTer1.hap1, whole genome shotgun sequence encodes:
- the DENND6B gene encoding protein DENND6B isoform X2, with translation MKRGYFQKSLVLVSRLPYVNLFQSLLQLLAPEYFDKLEPCLEAVCNEIDQWPPPVPGQTLNLPVMGIVIQVRIPSRVDKPGSSPLKQFNQENLLPAPLVLPSVHELDLFRCFQPVLIHIQMLWELMLLGEPIVVMAPSPTISSEMVLALTSCLTPLKYCCDYRPYFTIHDSEFKEYTTRTQAPPNIVVGVTNPFFIKTLQHWPHLLRLGELKMSGDLPKQVKVKKLTKLKTLDAKPGIYTSYKTFLHKDKTLIKRLLKGIQRKRPSEVQSALLRRHLLELTQSFIIPLEHYIASLMPLQRAITPWKNPPQIRPFRQEDFMKTLEHAGPQLTCVLKGDWLGLYRRFFKSPNFDGWYRQRHKEMTQKLEALHLEAICEANIVAWMKDKSEVEIVDLVLKLREKLIRARCHHLPVKEETLQRVGLYIETIIGSLPEDLQTVLHHH, from the exons TGTGCAATGAGATTGATCAGTGGCCACCTCCGGTGCCAGGACAGACGCTGAACCTTCCTGTGATGGGAATTGTCATTCAG GTGAGAATCCCATCCAGGGTGGATAAACCCGGATCAAGTCCTTTGAAGCAGTTCAATCAAGAG AACTTGTTACCAGCCCCGTTAGTTCTCCCCAGTGTTCATGAACTGGATCTCTTCAG atgTTTCCAGCCAGTGCTAATTCATATCCAGATGCTGTGGGAGCTGATGCTACTGGGGGAGCCAATAGTTGTAATGGCGCCATCCCCTACAATTTCCTCAGAAATGGTTCTGGCACTTACCAG CTGTCTCACCCCTCTGAAGTACTGCTGTGACTATCGTCCATATTTCACTATCCATGACAGCGAGTTTAAGGAGTACACCACCAGGACACAAGCCCC GCCGAACATTGTCGTGGGCGTCACAAATCCTTTCTTTATCAAAACGCTCCAGCACTGGCCTCACCTCCTTCGGCTCGGGGAGCTCAAAATGTCAG GTGACTTACCCAAACAAGTCAAGGTGAAGAAACTAACCAAACTGAAAACTCTGGACGCTAAGCCGG GAATCTACACCTCTTACAAGACATTTCTGCACAAAGACAAAACCCTGATAAAGAGATTGTTAAAG GGGATTCAGAGGAAGCGCCCGTCTGAAGTCCAAAGTGCCCTTTTGAGGCGGCACCTGCTGGAGCTCACCCAGAGTTTCATTATTCCCCTG GAGCATTACATTGCGAGTCTGATGCCTCTACAGAGGGCCATTACTCCATGGAAG AATCCTCCCCAGATCCGTCCTTTCCGACAGGAAGATTTCATGAAGACCCTTGAACATGCTGGTCCCCAGCTCACCTGTGTACTTAAGGGTGACTGGTTAGGCCTGTACAG ACGTTTCTTCAAGTCTCCCAACTTTGATGGCTGGTACCGTCAGAGACACAAGGAAATGACCCAGAAGCTGGAGGCCCTTCACTTGGAGGCGATCTGCGAGGCG AACATTGTGGCCTGGATGAAAGACAAGTCCGAGGTGGAGATCGTAGACCTGGTTCTGAAACTTCGTGAGAAGCTG atcaGAGCCAGGTGCCATCACCTCCCTGTGAAGGAGGAAACGCTGCAGCGAGTGGGCCTTTACATTGAGACCATCATTGGTTCCCTGCCTGAGGATCTCCAGACTGTGCTGCATCACCACTGA